The DNA window AGCTACTACCGTTCTTACAAAACCCTCCAGCATGGTGGAAATTCAACAGCATTTTGTCCGCCTTTGAATGAAAACGAGAGATATTACTTGGAGGAGCTGAATCAGATATTCCATCAGATGTATATGTTTGGGGGCTTGCTATATTTTATTGCATTTGATAATGTAGCTATCATTTACAAGCAACATCCGAGATACACAAGGTAAACTTCTTCTCATTAGATTTACCTTCCTAACGTTTAAAGACAAAGGTACCAATGCCATTGTACGCTGTAATAATAATAGGTAGAAGTGGAGCAACATAATATATGTAGTGGATCAGCGGCTTTAATGTgtattttttatcatttcaactaaaacttagctcatttttacttttatataaattaattttttaccaACATCATAACCTAGTTAGTTATAATGTACCGTTGCGAGCATCTATTGTAACTGTCTATGAGAAGATGCATGCAAACACTTATCAAATGATAGTTGTAAGATTTAAACCGACATAAGCCTGCGGGTATTTTTGATAAAGCAATAGAACCAAAAgcataataaaaacataaaaagaaaacaaaaatcacaGAGCAAAGGGTTTCCAGAGTAGCAGCCAATATTTCTCTTTGTAGTCCATGTCTTGAAGTATTTTCAAGACCCAAACTTAGCCCAATGGAGCCTAAAATGCTGTAGGTACAAAACACCCTCTTTATGAGATTATGTCCTAGGTGGACCCACTTAACTCCACTCGTTAAGCAAGGGATAAAGTGGGTAGTGGATTAGGTGCAAGATCCTTTTATATGGGTGGAGTGTGTTAACGCAGGACAAAGTAGACGGCACTTCCAAATGGCAACTCCGGTGAAAGTGCATGGCCCCCCATTGTCTACTGCTGTGTCTAGGGTCTTAGCTTGTCTCATTGAGAAAGATGTTCAATTCCAGCTTATTCCCGTTAACATGTCCAAGGGCGAGCACAAAAGTCCTGATTTCCTCAAGATCCAGGtacatacatatatgaatgaattaTCTGCTTCCTGAAATTGAGCTAAACTATTTTAATTCATGGCTTCGACAGCCCTTTGGTCAAGTACCGGCATTTCAAGACGAAAGCACCTCCCTGTTTGGTAATCAATCATTCCCGAACTTGCATTTTGTGGTTGGTACTTTTTGTTTGAGTATTGTGGCTAAGATTTTGATTTGGGAAATTGAATTTTGTAGAGTCACGGGCGATTTGTAGGTATGTATGTGAAAAGTATGCAGAGAAGGGGAACAAGGGATTGTATGGGAGCAACCCGTTGGCGAAAGCTTCAATAGATCAATGGTTGGAGGCAGAAGGGCAGAGCTTTAACCCCCCAAGCTCAGTTCTGGTATTCCAACTTGCATTTGCACCCCGAATGAAGATTAAGCAAGACCAATCCTTGATCAACCAAAACCACGATAAGCTGGCTAAAGCGCTGGAGGTGTACGAGAAAAGGCTAGGAGAAAGTCGGTTCTTGGCCGGGGATGAGTTTTCATTGGCAGATCTTTCCCACTTGCCTAACACACATTATTTGGTGAATGCTACTGATAGGGGTGAGCTATTCACTTCCAAGAAAAATGTAGGGAGGTGGTGGGCTGAGATTTCCAGCCGTGATTCCTGGAAAAAGGTCGTTGATATGCAGAAGCACAGCAGTTGATACAGCCTTGCTCTGTTAGCTCGCCTTTTCCTACATGCTACTCTTGTTGTTAAACTCTATGAGGGATTTGCTGTAATTCCTTCTTGTTATTGCCTTTGTTGTTTACTTTTCGAGATGATGGCATGATTAATGTATTTGGTTTTGAGAATCCGAGATATGATAAagctaattttattaataatttagtattAGAAgagctttaaaatttatttaaaatgtcaACTAGAAATTAATGTTCTTGTACCACATTTACTCTGCTATGGAACATTGTGAATTTGTGGAATGAGTTGGATCAGAAAACAGGGATGCCCCAATGATTGAATGTCATCATGAATGCTTGTTCAGGCCATTGAAGACGGTGTTTTCTCCTCTTAGAATGTCTCCCAGAACCTTTTGAGACAATATAGGGTAAAAAAATGTACCTGCAATACACATCATAACATCTCAGGAGAAATTCTTCATGCTTATAATTTTACATGCCGCCTGCTGCTAGACATTATAGCCCCAGTAATTGTAAATGAGAGCCAAATTTCTAGATCAATTTTAAGTTAAGATTCCTCTTAACGATATTTATAAAAACCTACTCGGGATGATGGATTCCCATAATTCATTAGCATATGAATCCTATTTAAGTTGATATTTGCAAGGTCAATGGATGTTAAGGCTCCAGGGTGGGATCATAAGCAGGAAATGAGAAAAGAAtgatctaaaaaagaaaaaacaccaTTTCCAGAAAAGTGAAGGGGCCAAATACAAAACCAGAGAATTATTTCGAACACCAAAACCCTGAAGTGCAGCGCCATCATCAAGGAGCTTCTCATTGTGGTGTGCTAGGCAGAAATTAGCCCAAACGTACCTCCTATaaccacaaaaataaaaattaatcttcaAAAACAGAACTTTATAGTAAACGTAATTGCTCtgaagtttttttttctctctaataCATCAAAATGCCACCGATTAATGTGAGGGTGGTTTAAGAGCATAAACAAGATGATAAACCATGAAATGTGTCGATGACCCATCTTGGATTGCTCTAACTCGACCACTTTCTTCTTGATTGCGAGCTTCAAGTCTTTCACCGTGGCTGAATTCATCACCGCAACATCTTCAAATTCCAAGGAAAACCAATCCAAATAAGTACCGACTTTAATTTCAAACACAAATTATATGTGGCTAAAGGCCTGCCTagctgagagagagagagagagagagagagagcattTGAAGTGTACCGAAGGAGGTTCCATCTAATTTGAGTATAGAGATACACATGGCACTCCCCAGTTCAAGGTTGATTAGGGCATCGACATCGGACAAACTGGGTTTCTTAGGGATATCGGCGAGAATTGGATCGTCAAGGAGTGCGGTCAGTGTTGAATGTAACGCCGCCTTCTTCACGTTTTTGCTGTTGTATCCCATCACCTTCTCTTCCTCCTTCGCCCCTGACTCCATTCTTACACTATGCTGACGCTAATCGCCCAAAACCAAGCGTAAAGGGTATTGGTTGCCGATATGCTTCACTCGATTTTGGAAATTCTAAGTCAAATACTTTGATTCATGAGGATGGGCCAACCCAAGAATAAGAGGTTTGGGCTAAAACTGTTTGAGCTACTAGCCTAACCCCAATACTCTGAGCACATCTAAACATTGTAAACCACCGATTCCCAGCAGACAAGCATTATGCTCTTCCCAGCAGACAAGCACTATCCCAACGCATGCGATGGCTTAATTGAAAATTAACCATGGCTAATTTTTAGCCAAATCACCAAAGTGTTTAATGATTTCAAGAGGATAATTTTGGTAAGgtaaaattatacatttaaagAGCCATCATTTTAAGgacgaaaatgaaatatttaatgtcttattttttaaaatttaatatattttaaagttatttaagatttacattttaataatatatgGCATAATGATTTTTTTCCCTCCAACTTTATAAAAGAAGTTATTTTAACTCTCTATGTCTCTTTTAGTTCTTCAAGTTACACTTTTGtcaaaaaaacttcaaaataaatagaaaaaataaacgtttatacttttttaaattttaaaaatatgaaaaaatagaatttttatactttttttagtaattttaatgattttttatttttaaaaatatttgttatattttttaaaaaattttaaattttaaaaaattaattaaatgctgatgTGTCATTCATGTGACAATCCACATGTATGCTACATCagcaaagttaaaaaaatgttaatttttttatctattttggggTGACTTgacaaaaaaacacaagtttaatagttaaaagagataaaaaattaattaaatggctaaaataattctttttgtaaaattggaaggccaaataaatcattatgccatAATCTATTTATATTGATTTTGTCACATTTGTgtgctcatattattttttacagatgttcgtgtgtttttttttttgtatttaaagtATCATGAATTTATATTTTGTATATCATGTATGTTTTAACATGTTTGTGTGTGTGTCGTTTTCATGTTATTCTTGTGTCTATCATGTTTAATGTAGTTTATTATAATGATTCAATTTAAAGATTAATTTGTTCTTATTGTCATGTTTATATTTTGTCTTACTTCAtcttatattttgtataatttatcCTAGTGATTTAATTTAAGGACAAAAATATGTTCGTattgtatttatattatatttttgtaacGACTCAAAAGTTAGTGTTGTTGAAAAATGTAGTTTCGGAA is part of the Gossypium hirsutum isolate 1008001.06 chromosome D11, Gossypium_hirsutum_v2.1, whole genome shotgun sequence genome and encodes:
- the LOC107913663 gene encoding glutathione S-transferase F8, chloroplastic — translated: MATPVKVHGPPLSTAVSRVLACLIEKDVQFQLIPVNMSKGEHKSPDFLKIQPFGQVPAFQDESTSLFESRAICRYVCEKYAEKGNKGLYGSNPLAKASIDQWLEAEGQSFNPPSSVLVFQLAFAPRMKIKQDQSLINQNHDKLAKALEVYEKRLGESRFLAGDEFSLADLSHLPNTHYLVNATDRGELFTSKKNVGRWWAEISSRDSWKKVVDMQKHSS